The following nucleotide sequence is from Trifolium pratense cultivar HEN17-A07 linkage group LG2, ARS_RC_1.1, whole genome shotgun sequence.
ATAAAAGGTAGGTTCGAATCCTACTTCGGGTCCTCAAAAAGATATTAGGAAAAATTTGACCTATTCTACAATGTCTCATACTCACTAGTCACTAGTACAAATTTTATTGGCATGCCTGCTGATATAACACAACATTTCATTGAATTCGCACAAGCGCTTATTTTAATCACTACTAACTTGCTTGACTTATGGATTTTTACTTTgagctattttattttttgttataattaaattaaaataaaagataattaaaataaaaaaggtctCTGCGTTGTATTTAGATTTAACGTTAATCTCTTAAATTAAAGGTAAAAGCTAATATGTGcccttaaattttattttggttatattttaatcttttaaattaTTACTGTATTTTTTAACACCAATTTAATCTTTTAGACTATTAATATTATACATTTTGACctcttcaattttatttgtttatttttgtttgggGTGAATTATAACACATTCGTGAGTTATTGATTGGATCACCCCAAATTTAATAGTGTCGTACGAACCCTTATATGAACATGCTCGAAAAACACACGAAAACACATTCAGAAGGCCCATGCAGACCGTCAAATCTACATTATAGATGATCATATTGGGTCACATCGTTTTGATTGCAAATTCAATCCTTTAATTTGATTCTTGTTTCAGCCGGACTAATCTGGTCCAAGTATTAAAACAATGTCTACTAGACATCTTTTTCAATATCTTGGATGTATGTGAGgaattctataaataaaaattttttttttttaaaaaagaacttgtatgtaacaaaaaataaattaaattaacgCGTAAATTAAATTAAGCTAAGAAGAATgtaccaaaacaaaaattaagctAAGAAGAATACTTATGCCACAATGCATAGGGTAGTCGTGTTAAGTATAAaataaagggtcatgctaaccagtgcccccggggcaccggttaaggaaaccaaaaaaggaaattttaaaattaaaaataacaatgtttacactttcgaggcgttgactgcacaaacttcaatgtgatattactatatttagttccttaaacagtgccccgggggcactgtttagcattttcctaaaataaataaatgtgaaaGAAGCCCAGCTAGTTAGAGAGTTTgttgcttcttctttttcttgctGTCGCGAAAATGTCACACAGCGACACCATACCCCTTCACGCatcttcccaatctgacattgaCGAGATCGAGAATCTCATCTATGCTTCTCCGGCCACCGTTCTTCCGGCGAGACCACCAAGTCCACCGCGTGCTTCAATTCCCGTCTCCTCCTCTTCACCTTTCATGAACTCTAATCTCCCTAATCCCGCTCCTCCCAAATCCTCATTTCAAAACCAAATCCCAAAACccccttcttcttcttctcttcctcctcctccacctccTTCTACCCGACCCGCCGATATCTCTACCTCCGGGTTCGGACCTGCTCCTAACACTCTTACGGAGCCTGTTTGGGATACTGTTAAACGAGATCTATCGAGGATCGTTAGTAATTTGAAGCTTGTTGTGTTTCCTAACCCTAATCGTGAAGATCCTGGTAAGGCTTTGCGTGATTGGGATCTATGGGGACCTTTCTTCTTCATTGTTTTTCTTGGTCTTACGCTTTCTTGGTCTGCATCTGTCAAAAAGGTATCAACTCTGTTTCTTCTTACAAATTTTGTTTCATTCAATTCAGATCATGAATTACATTATGCTTTTGTTCGTTCGTACAAATTTTGATGTGAAAGCTTGTTATAGTAATTGATCTAGATCTTGATGATTAGTGATTGTTAATGTGTGTTAGAATCAATTTTAGAATGGATCTTGTTTAGTAATCTAGGTCTTGATGATTAGTGATTGTTATTAGAAGAGAATTTCCTAGTGTTTCTTTGTATATATCCGATGGAAACAGAAAATGAAGAGAGTATGTATAAGTATAATATTGATTCATAAAAGTTGTGTATCTAGATGTAGTTtttttcttaaagaaatttcTGCTTTACTAGGGATTTGGCTGGTGGCTTAACCTTTCTCGTAATATGGTAAATGGTTCCGATACAGTCATTAGTGTCAGAGCTTGGTCAATATATTTGAGGGgaccaaatattttaattaaaagaataCACATTCggcattattattaataatttatgcGATGTTATAGTGGTTGTGttctttttttctataaatCTTCAAAGACCAAGTTCGAATCCTATGTGCCTGTACCATTTTTCCACAATAAAAATGCGAAAAAGCAACTCCCGCAATCAATCATGTGTCCTCCGAGCGGCAAAGTTCCGCATTTCCACTACACTGTCACCGCCTAGATACTATTTCAAATGAATGTGAAAATAATTGAATACATTTCCTATAATGTATGTATTTATGAGAAAAAATAACGGCACCCCTATGTTACATAGAAGATCTGCCCTGCCTAGAAGTGCATGTCATTTGTTTAGGTTGAGAGTTTTCCTTTGAAATTCCCTAGAGAGCTGAAGTACTCATAGTTTTGTAGTTTTCAATTGATGAGATTTTCACAGAGTTGTCAAATAGCACTGTTATAGCATAGCGGGTTTTGATAAATCCACGACTTTATCCTGGTTTCCCTATTTGAGCAATAGCGGCTGCTATTCCAAGTTTCTGCTAGCTGATGTAGCGGCACAATAGttagaaaagaaaattttattatttttaaaataataatactgaAGAATCTGCTTGTGTGCTAAATATGACCTATttgtataatagaaaaatgaaGGGCTGGTGAGTGTTTACTCCTATCCTATATTCACTGTAATACGTAAATCTTTTGATATGTAAGCTATGCTCCCCCATTCCCTCTTTTCTTTGTATGCAGCAAGCccttttttaatatatgatCGACTTATTTAAACCACTATCTGCTATTTCACATAGCCATTTTAGGCCATCTTCAATCCACTAACCATAACACTGGATTTTTGGTGAACAAGAAGTGTGTAGTAGCGACCAGTTTCTGGGACTTGCTACTGCTCCCCCCACCCCTAAAGAAACCTTCAGTTCTGTAAAGCTACTGATAACACATCAGCTGTGATATATGCAAGTAAGAGCTGGTGATGGCTATACAAGTTTGAAGTattaatcaatgttttaaaaaccagaCCAGCCGGGCCTAAGAAACCACTGGTTACGTAAAACTAGGAAAAAACTGCGAGAACTGGATCAAACCAGTCAAAAGTGGAAAAAACCTGGAACCGGTCACGGTTTGTGAAAAAGTCCGGTCCAGAAATagcttttgtttttctcatttttttcccTACCAAATTTACATCATAGGCTGAAATCCGTTCCTCTCTCAATCGTTTTCTTCCTCAACCTGCCTATCCACCTTTGTTCCCCTTCTTCCACGTTGTTCCACCTTCCGTTTATCTTCCTTCTTTGTTATTCCACCATTCCACACCACAGATCTTCTTCTAAGCTCTAGGCATGTCGTCCACGGCTCCACGCCGTTTGAATGCCATGGACTGCGAAGCTTAATTGAAAGTTGAAGGCTTTTGTTGCCCCACAAAGCTTTTTAGTTGGCTATTCTTTAGTTGGCTCGGCTGAATAAATGCAAGGGGAAAAAGGAAAATTAAGTCGTATGAATTATGATGAAcatgattatattttttatccgATCGGTTGAACCTTGACCCAGAAGTTTCcccggttcgatctccggtcgggtttttaaaacattggtatCAGTAGATTTGCTATTTCCAAAGTGCGTCTAACTATTTTAGGGTACTAAAATAGTTGGGATCCATAATAGAATCGTTTTCTTCTCCACAAGTCAGCTTGCATATAGACTTATTTTTCCTTGATCCTTTCTGCCGGGACCATGTAAAGTTAACTCAGTTGCCAAAGTCCGTCCAACTATTTTAGGGTACTGAGTTCAGTATAGCAAATCACTGCAAAATGCTGGTGGTATCAACTACATAGTTGTATCTGtcgataaaatattttttttcctccatgAATCAGCTTACATatagatttatttttcatttatccTTTCTGCCGGGACCATGCAAACTTAACTGTCGGTTGGGAATCTATAAGTTTGTTGAGGGGGATGTTATGATTGGTTTGTGGAGCTAGTGTAAATAATTTTACCATGTTTTACTCCTGTATTGCTCTTATATTAATCTTTTTTAGAAAATACACTACTTTGAAACTTCATTTTGTTGAGGGGTTACAATTCTAGGTTGTCTCCTTACTCTTTTCTGCTATGCTCTGCTCATTTTGGTAGCTCTGTATTTTTTTCCGCTTTATTTGCATGACCTGTCAAATGAATTTGGTCAGTTTTAGTCATATTCTAACATTTCCTTTTTATTGTCCCAGTCTGAAGTTTTTGCAGTTGCATTTGCTTTACTTGCTGCGGGTGCTGTAATTTTGACATTGAATGTGCTGCTTCTGGTAATAGCCTCTTTCAGCTCACCATTTTATGagtgttcaattttttttcaatgtcaAATTTACTCGTTCAGATGCTGTAAAATATCTGTTTTTACGTGTAATAAGGAAGATTTAATTGTTTCATGACGTAGCCTAATTGAGATGCAAAAAGAGCATAGGCAAATATTTGACTGTCTTCATCTCTTCAAAATTTCAGGGTGGACACATTATTTTCTTCCAGAGTCTGAGTCTGCTTGGTTATTGCTTATTCCCTCTTGATGTTGGTGCATTAATTTGTATGTTGAAGAACAATGTTATATTGAAAATGGTAGTGGTATGTGTGACATTGGCTTGGAGCTCTTGGGCTGCATATCCTTTCATGAGTTCTGCAGTCAACCCCAGGAGAAAAGCTCTTGCTCTATACCCAGTTTTTCTCATGTATGTATCTGTTGGTTTTCTCATCATTGCCATTGACTAAATGCATAAATGTTTCTGATTACTTTATTCAGATAACTACTTGGAATTCCATTCTAAATAGGAATTTTTGTTTAATCATCAACCTTTTTATTCTTTGTTATTACCCTTCTTTTGTACTTGCACccccttttttctttttcttttcctgtttgatatttttattagaTATATATTTGGAGACAAATGGTTGTATAATATTACATGGAATATATGATGGAATCAAACTTGTTGCAGATCATCTcgtttaatttttgttttcccTTATTATTTAGTTAATATATGAAAATGATTTCTGGTAGAATGAAGGACCCCTACAGAAAGAGGGAATTAAATAAAGAGATTGTTTTAAGTTAAGGGGTGATGATTATTATAATGAGAGAGGCCTTTAGTAGGAAATATCCAATTCCATCACAAAATCACAATCCATTTTCCaccaatataaaaaaataaaaataaaaagaagttaAGATTTACACTTTATTGAAATTATGAAAACCATTGGTattattttcctttattttataGTGAAACCTACACTATCCTTTGATAATTTGTGATTATTTATTCAGCAACTATTGAGAACAAACCGCATAAGTAGATTAAATGTGATACTTACAATATGACTTGTTCTTATTGATTGTTTGTAAATACTTACAATATGACTTGTTCTTATTGATTGTTGGTAAATGCCTCTGCATTATCAAAGAATAATGtaaaaaacaactttattttattctaCGGGAGATGGCATTTGAGTACTAAAGTGGTGTGCAGTGTTTAAAACATTGTCCTATAATAAGCTacacatttttagaaaataaagttTGTCCTAAATATTGattattctaaaatattattaaaatataaataacattgtttaaaatatatgataaatCTCAGAAACTTTATTTCACGGACAAAATCTCTTTGATTATGTGAGCTAGAACTTAATACATGGCTCGTGTTGCTTCTTTTTTGATCATGCAATGCAAATAGTTGAAGTGAAATGAAAACCCCTTTGCTATGCAATTCGTTAGTCACATCCAATCCGACAATAATCATATACTTGTTTGTTGGAATCTCGTAACAGAAAAAGCTTAGAAAAGTATCAATAATTAAGATTAGTAGATTAGAATGGAGACATTAAACCATTCATTGTTTCACCTAAATATAGATTGGTGGCGGCGTTTGGTTAGACTAGTTGCCCCATCCTCAACAATTTACTCATTTTGCTTTTGATTTACTAACTTAGATAAAAGCAAGAGatgttttatcattttataatatCCTTATGGAGAAGAAGTTTGCATGATTATGATTTTGAGATGATCATTATGGGATAATGCTTGCATACTTTAATTTTTAGTGGACGTAAATGAGTTACGGACCCTATGATTTATTTTACCAACTAGCTCTAAATGTTGTAATTAAAGGCAGtaagctatttttatatatgGATCAAATACATCTAACATTCGATTaaactaaaaagtaaattttgtaCTATAATAAAGATCGGAGGATGTACCATCTagtctcaactattttcatgTAGGACAGTACTATCGAGTGTCCTAAAAATATACGTTAAAACATTAAAAGaaataacataaacaaaattaaccatttatattttcaagataaaatatatataactaatatTCTTAGAACACTAGTTAGTGATACCATTCCATATTAATATTAGTTCAATGTTAATGcgataataaaaattaattctaacataatatattttctattttttattatttctattaTTTCAATCACTAAAGTTTTTAAACGATAGGTGAGTGTATAAATGTATTCAATATCACactaataataaagaaaataaaaagaataaaaaataaagaggaGAACTGGATAAGTGCAATTTCGACTGTATAATAGCCTTCCCTTCCATGCTACTAGCCTCATATGTAGGGTCAAAAAATGAGTACACATTTTTCATTACTATTTTGAACCCTGCACAATGAGCGAACTATTGAATAGAAGTAAAATTAATGAAGTGATATCGTAGTTGGCATGTTGTATAAATTTTTCTTACGGTATCATCATTTCTTTTGCTTAACCTACCTATCCATAAACAAGGATGTAGCTATACGCATGTTGATTAGACTGAATTTCAACGATACAAAAGTGAAGAAATCCCTAGAGTGATGGTTACTTTGAAATTGAAACTCTAGGCATACATAATGGGTATGATGATATACTCTTACGTGGTTACTTGAccaaataatttgaatttggtcacactcacaaaataatataaaataatttaataatttaaaaatatattatttaattattatttttaaatacttattttacTTTTGTGAGTATgaccaaatccaaattatttgGTCACGTGACCACACAAGAATATCTTGGTCATGTTCATCTATTATGAACATTTATTATTTTGGCACAActccaaataaaaaatactagtaGTACTTTGTTACAGCAGATATAAACAAAATTGGTAGAGGCAGGGAACCGCCGAAAGAACAAAGAACCGCGATAACACAATATGAGATCAAACCTGCAAATCGTGAGGTTAAACAAACCAGTAACATCAAGCAGTTACCGACGATGAATTCAATTATGGAAAAACGCGAAACATATTCGGATTGCAACCACAAAATCAAGAGTCAATGCAGTGAAAGGAGTCAACGCCGGTGAGATCTTGGATCTTGAAATTGGggttaaatatttatttgaataatgctagcaacacactatttaacaaacacactccaacacactctcttttattggttgaaattcacatgggtcccataaaaaaatatggacccatataacttttatgggacccatataaattttaaccaatagaagagagtgtgttaaagtgtgtttgttaaatagtgtgttgctagcactcctcatatTTATTTTGTAAGTGTGTGGTTATACTCTTGTGTCTCTCCAAACCGGTATTGAAATAAAAGTTACATATTTTATCTTGTGCATAGACTTATCAAATAAGGTGCAATACAAAATATTTGTCATTCTCAACTATCATACACAATAGAGGACAAAAAAGTAATTTGTACActttttatcattaattttatatagtaattactgttttattaatcAAACGCACCATAAAAACCCTCGTTTTCAAAACAATAAGCATATAATATTTGCACGTGGCCTCAAAATTTGGACTTAAAAACCACAatcataattatttaaaaaatgtatattatttaattattattttttccatttcttcttttttgtgtGTATGATCAAAAGAGTGGTCTAATCTCTTGTGATCATATAAGCATTATTCATAACGAacaattctctctttttttttttttttttttatccttccaCATAATATTTGCATGTGGCCTCAAAACTTGGACTTAAAAACCACaatcatataattatttaaaaaatgtatattcttttttttttttcttttttgtgtgtaTGATCAAAAGAGTGGTCTAAACTCTTGTGATCATATAAGCATTATTCATAACAAGCAATTCTctcattctctttttctttttttttcccactCGCTCTCTTAACTCTTTTCTAATCTCACTTTCTTCATTCatagaaaaaggaaaggagtatcaacaaaaaaaaaaaaaggaaaggagaTCATCCAACTATCAAAACCATATTGATTTCACCAAGAAATGTCCAAATTATTGAATTAATGTAAATGCATCAAAAGTAACGTCGTCGTAAATAAGCCGACTTCGTTGAAATTATTCGTACTTTGTGAACTGGGCGACGATCCAAGAAATATTTTGTATAGGCCCAATAGCAAGCAGCCCATCACATCTAAGTCCAAAGAATTCAAATAGAGAAAAGGCGGGAAGAAACTGTTCTCTGTTTACAAGCAAGCAAGGAAGCACTTCTTCGTCCTCCCATGATCATACTCACTATCAGGAAAATATCACCCCACTACTCCATGATCACGCATGAGGTAGGAAATAACCGCCCACTTTTCCATGATCCAACAAGGAGTGGGGTGGTGGAATGGAGAAGGTGGCCACAATGTGAAGAGGAAAGACCTATAAATACTAGCTCTGAATGATTGTAAACggaggtatatatatatatatatatatatatatatatatatatatatatatatatatatatatatatatatatatatatatatatatatatatatatatatatatatatatatatatatattctttctGATCATACTGTAAAATCATGTATTTTTCTACACAAAGAACTATGTACAACATTATTCTTCAATAATATAACCATCTTGAATGTTCACCGGAACACTTTGTATTGAGGATAAGAAAATGTACGGCAAAATATTAGGTTGCAAAATATTAGGTTAATTTTTGTTGTGCtataaaaaatccaaaacaaCCATATCCATTCTATTTGGTTTTGGTGGGGCATCTAATATGCCTTAATGGGGAACCACTAGAATAAAAATCTTTGCGTTGATCTCCAACCAATAAATTAAGCTTCGTGAATCATGAGCAAATGGATTAATTGTGCAGCAGCttattttttgtgattatttGTATGAGTATGTGTATGTGGACGTGTTTTCTCATGTCAAAGTGTTGTATTGCAcgtgttactattatttttaagtAGACTTTGTATCTAAAGTAATTAAACGAAGAAATTACTTGACCGGATGAGCTGAATAATTCcaattaaatcatatttaattctgGAAAAAACTAGTATTAAGGATGCATGAACAAGAATAACTTAAATGTCATCGATGCTTATCTTAGTAGTAGTACTATCtaatttattcaattcaatttagtAGActtttttctgtcaaaaaagTATTAAAAGTATAAAGCTGTTGAAAGTGTTGAGAAACAAGTTTACGGCCAGAAGTAATTGGCGTGTGGAAATGACAATGAATATGAACAATTGAGATTCTCAATTTAAGGGTTTAATATTATTTCGGACAAAAACTATTCCGACGTCTACGTCATTGTAAGTTTAACGTGAAGGTTAAATTAGATCGAAGCATATCTTGCAAGATTATAGGTCAATAAATGCAGAATTGAACCGATGAATATGACATTAGACTTGACTCAAACTCAACTTAAAATTTAGTTCAGAACGGATACTTCtgcatataaatataaattaaaagcaAAAGCGACAATTACTAGCCAGCaattttgaattgtttttattaaattttaagtaGTCAATATTATGCTTCGTGCAAACTAAAGGATATTACATgttgttgtaacttgtaaggtTGAATAAAATTCCCTACGCCATACACCGTAGACTTATGCTTGAAAAGGTTTCTTTTTCTTATGCTGATAGtatcaaagaagaaaaaggttCATTCTCATCCCTTTATGAAGTTGAAGTTTTGTGGGACACTTACTAGAAAAATAGTGGATcacatttttatataaaaagtaCTAGTTTCTtgacctaaaataaataaaataaaaagtactagttttaatataattaagttgaattgtggaaaaaaaaaatactgttacaagagagaaaaaaaaaactattgggcGTGAGGATAAACAACACTCATACTATCTGCCGCAAGTAGTAAGCAGAGCTTATCTAGAGAATCAAAAACCATGAATAGTTCGCTTGTAGATCTTGTTTTAAGCTTAACTAAATAGTCGGCGCACATATTATTCTCATGAGTGTATGACAAAGTTAAAACATCCGATCATTAGTCATGTACTTTCTTGTTGTAGCTATCTCATTTTCATAGTGATGAGTAAAAACATCTACATGTGTTTACCATATGAACGATATACATAGAATTCAGGGCCGGTCCCGACAATTTGGAGGCCCGACTCCGAATATTAAGAATAGAagccttaataaaaaaaatgcaaaaaatttagaaagaataatttttatttaaattgtaaataacattaatgacataaaaaattgtcattCTTATAACTAACatacaaaatattcatattttaattaatcacaacaaaatacattttaacTACGTAAACACAACACTTAACTTCTATAGCAGTTTTTAAAGTAaattcatcgaaacaaatcttcatattgtatttttttttgttcactttATGTTTTTTCCGGAAGCTTAGCCATTTTAGTTGGAcctttgaaattattttttaacaaagacaggttaaaaaaaatattgagttcttattttatttttgtgaatcaatttttttcatatttttacaGAGATCTACTActatataaatttttgttgagGCCCCGATAAAATTGAGGCCCGACTACGTAGCACACCCTGCACATGCTAATAGCCGGCCCTGATAGAATTAATGTTACAAATAATGTTTCTTGGATCTTCATCCCATAAATTTGGATCCATGCATTGAGGCCAAAATTTTGGCATTAAGGATATTTGAGTATCCAATAGAAAGGGAGAATTTGAGAGTgttaactaaaattaaaatgatgaaAGGAATAATGATAACAAcaactaattattttgttaaaataaaaagattaatcaaattgaaaaattattttcctttaAAATATTAAGAGACCATACTCATTGATGGATGATTTGCATGTTATATTAGTTATAATTAAGTTTAGAATTATATACCACTTCtcgttcattttttttttgttatcgtATATAATAGATATGAAGTTTTCATAGTTATTTAATAGTTACTAGTATTAATATTCGTCGGAAAATATGTATGATGCATAAGATAATTTTTTCCTTTCATATGAATTTTCGATTCATAAAAGACGTGAACCAAACTCATTAATAGCTTAATAATTTTATGCGTGCAATTAATATTGTAAATAAGATGACACATAAAATTAACATCGTAAAATTTTGAATGaagatataataataaaatccaATAAAACTTTCTCTCATATATAATTCAAGTACTTTTGTGTGTGCAATTGAAGCTTGTTTATCTTGGAAAAAACTTTGAAGCTTCAATTGGTGTAGAAATTTGTAGAGGTGGTTGGTTGCTAGTCACCTATCGCATTAACATTTGATTTTAGCCAAGCTAATTCCtcttaactttattatattttgagtacatattcccttttttttttttttcctttaaaaaagtACATAGTAATACCACTACTCTTAGCTTGACACCCTAATAGCCTTTACAACTCAATATCAAAATATTGTCAACTTTTTCTCAATGTATGAGAAGACTTT
It contains:
- the LOC123909128 gene encoding protein YIP4b-like → MSHSDTIPLHASSQSDIDEIENLIYASPATVLPARPPSPPRASIPVSSSSPFMNSNLPNPAPPKSSFQNQIPKPPSSSSLPPPPPPSTRPADISTSGFGPAPNTLTEPVWDTVKRDLSRIVSNLKLVVFPNPNREDPGKALRDWDLWGPFFFIVFLGLTLSWSASVKKSEVFAVAFALLAAGAVILTLNVLLLGGHIIFFQSLSLLGYCLFPLDVGALICMLKNNVILKMVVVCVTLAWSSWAAYPFMSSAVNPRRKALALYPVFLMYVSVGFLIIAID